Genomic segment of Synechococcales cyanobacterium T60_A2020_003:
CTCAGAGGAGCCATTCTGGGTCAGGACTGACGCACTACGTGCGGCGTCCTGAGTCTTTTAGGCGATTTTGCGCGGGTTACAGCCACGCAAAATCGCCCAATTGCGTAAGTCCTGTGAATGAGAGTTGCTCCCCTGTGGCTGCAAACAGATTGAGAATCCTGTAGACAGTTGCTATAGAAAATGAACGTGTTAGAAGATGCCCCTGAAGTTCTAGGGTGTGTCGGGTGAACTGCTGAACCGATACCCTTTGCCATACACAGTATGAATCAAAGGATACTCGCTTGGTGCTTCAATTTTACGGCGCAGGAGCCGAATTTGAGCGGCCAGGGCATTACTGCTCGGCTGTTCCTCCGTTCCCCAAAGATAGTCCTGAATTTGTTTGTGGGTAAGGAGTTGGTTGGAATGCCGCATCAAGTATTCCAGGAGTTGGCTTTCCTTTTCGGATAGGTCGATGGTGCGATCGCGCCGATAGGCCACTTGATTGGTGACGTCTAGTTCGAGATCGCCCACCGTGAGACGAGCCGGAACCGCCGGAACCACATCCAACGTCGGTGGCCGCCGCAACAAGGCTCGCACCCGTGCCAGGAGCTCTCGTAGCTCAAAAGGTTTGACGAGATAATCATCGGCTCCGGCATCTAAGCCAAGCACCCGGTCATCAATGGTATCTTTAGCGGTCAGGAAAAGGACGGGGGTGGTATCGCCGCGCGATCGCAAGCCTTGACAAATCTCTAGCCCACTTTGCCCTGGCAGCATCCAATCCAGGATTAGCAGGCTGTAGTCCTGGTTGGCCGCAAGCTTGGCTCCCGTGATTCCATCCGAGGCAACATCCACCTCGTAGCCTTCGCGGGTGAGCTGGCGCTTGAGGGCATCGGCTAGCTCAATTTCGTCATCGACTAACAGAATTCGCATGGGCGATCGCCATTCCAGGCCATATTTCAACCTTCATTAACGCACTCTCAGCCCCCAATGGGCAATCCATAGCCGTTAGCCAATCTGAATCAGCTTACTGGAAGAATGGGCTCCAGCTTTGATCGTGATTTGAGATTTGGGCACATCAAAATGCTTGGCGAGGAGGACGATCAATTCGGCATTCGCTTTACCGTCCACAGGGGGAGACTTGAGCCGCACCCGCAGCACGCCATCCTCCCCCGTCTGAATGTCCTGGATTTTGGAATTGGGTTTCACAGTGACTCGAATCTTTTCCATTACTGATCCCTCAGAACAGCATCCCGATCAAAATTAAAACGGCTCCCACCACTAAGCAAATCTTCATCCAGAGCGAGGTATTTTTAGCGGCGCGATCGCTCTCCGTTGTCAAAGTATCGTCTGTTTTAAAGGACACGATAAATCGATGATCCGGATTCGTCGGTTTCTGAAGCACGAGGGTTCCCGGTTGGTCGCTCACCATGCCCACCACCAGTACTCGCCGTCCTATGGGCAACACCGACTCGTTGTATCGATAGCCCAGCGTCCGTCGTCCAGCACTGGGCGCATTCACGGCCAGTGAAAATGATCCATAGGAAATCAGCCCACCGCGATCGGATTCTTGTCGAAACTCATCGAGCACCGTTTCAGTATCAATGGTGGCTCCGTCCACGCTGACTTCAATGGTTCCCGTCCCATCGTTCAGCAAAAAGGGCACGGATCGCTTATTGCTGGACATGACTTGAGAGCCGTGCTGGGTTTCCGTTGTGCGCTTGCCCTCTGAATCGGTTCGGGTCACCGTTTCTTCGTATTCTCGCGTTACGCTCATGGTGTAGTAGACGCAGTCCGTTGCCGATAGCTCTGACTGCAACGGGCGATCGCACTCTATCGTTCCCAACACCTTCACATAGTCGCGCCAACTGCCACCACCAATATCTTGGGATACCGCCTCAGCCAGTTGATTCAATTCGGCCACGGTCGCAGATTTGGCGGTGCGGAGACTGGCAACCGTGCCACGCTGATGACGCTCGTTGAAAAAGAGGATGATCGCAATGATCAAGAAAATAATGCCCAATACAATCAAAAACGTCATGGTAAGAGCCTGCTGCTAAATGGCGATCGCACGGAATTGAACTGACTCTATTTTTGAATGCCTAAAGTAGAGGTGGGAGCCAACTCTTATGAAATCATAAGGGGGCTAATCATGGACAAATGTTTCAAGTCATGTCGATGGGCGATCGCGGCCTTCATGTCCCTAATTTGGATACTAGGCATTAATTCATCCTCTGCGGCTCATTCACAAACTGGGAATGTCGCTCAGATAAACCCTTTGAACGGTCTCTATCCTCGTCGGTCTGAAGAATTTTTCCAAGAGGGGCAAGCACGGTTAGAAGAGGAGATTCGGATTCTTGGACAGGAGGATACGGAGAGTGCTAAACCGATTCTGGTCACTGATGAACGGGACATAGATTGGATGCGTTTTGAGCATCTGACGCGTAAAGCGGTGATTCATTCATCCCCCTCTTCGTTTGAAACGTAGACTCACCACTACAGCTCAAAATCTGCTTTGCTGATGAGCGCATCATCCACCCCTTTAAGCTGGGCTAGTTTGGCATCCT
This window contains:
- a CDS encoding response regulator transcription factor, yielding MRILLVDDEIELADALKRQLTREGYEVDVASDGITGAKLAANQDYSLLILDWMLPGQSGLEICQGLRSRGDTTPVLFLTAKDTIDDRVLGLDAGADDYLVKPFELRELLARVRALLRRPPTLDVVPAVPARLTVGDLELDVTNQVAYRRDRTIDLSEKESQLLEYLMRHSNQLLTHKQIQDYLWGTEEQPSSNALAAQIRLLRRKIEAPSEYPLIHTVYGKGYRFSSSPDTP
- a CDS encoding DUF167 domain-containing protein — encoded protein: MEKIRVTVKPNSKIQDIQTGEDGVLRVRLKSPPVDGKANAELIVLLAKHFDVPKSQITIKAGAHSSSKLIQIG
- a CDS encoding E3 ubiquitin ligase family protein, translating into MTFLIVLGIIFLIIAIILFFNERHQRGTVASLRTAKSATVAELNQLAEAVSQDIGGGSWRDYVKVLGTIECDRPLQSELSATDCVYYTMSVTREYEETVTRTDSEGKRTTETQHGSQVMSSNKRSVPFLLNDGTGTIEVSVDGATIDTETVLDEFRQESDRGGLISYGSFSLAVNAPSAGRRTLGYRYNESVLPIGRRVLVVGMVSDQPGTLVLQKPTNPDHRFIVSFKTDDTLTTESDRAAKNTSLWMKICLVVGAVLILIGMLF